The Acanthochromis polyacanthus isolate Apoly-LR-REF ecotype Palm Island chromosome 5, KAUST_Apoly_ChrSc, whole genome shotgun sequence genome includes a window with the following:
- the ppp4r2b gene encoding serine/threonine-protein phosphatase 4 regulatory subunit 2-B, whose translation MEIDSLQEALRDFDKKAKKEASPLLEQFLCHIAKTGETMVQWSQFKNYFLFKLEKVMDDFRASAPEQRGPANPNVESVPFEDMKERILKIVKGYNGIPFTIQRLCELLTEPKRNYTGTDKFLRGVEKNVMVVSCVHPTSEKNGCSAVNRMNGVMLPGNTSAFTERKVNGPGTPRPLNRPKLSLANSLAANGLPDSTDNKDLSTEQEGDKDSTEVSASEGSPGSSVKNKHPDTDEDMEAEHQEVKRLKFSEEEEEDEEDEEEEQEVDTLRPLHATCLSKEAEAMVQEEEEEEKVAYSKENEASSSAPASEDQEPTSSTQAEVSCAGSGQEAEQAEREVPSGSEEEGSDMDQTEQQAPAGVLESPETSRDSEESSSDPVSSSSSSSSSGSSCSIEESAEAAREDVALAPSSSTTEPPTEGATGSAISNTGTTEEPMEQD comes from the exons ATGGAAATTGACTCGCTTCAAGAGGCGCTCAGAG ACTTCGATAAGAAAGCAAAGAAGGAGGCATCTCCTCTTCTGGAACAGTTTCTATGCCATATTGCCAAGACTGGAGAGACCAT GGTCCAATGGTCTCAATTTAAGAACTACTTTCTGTTTAAATTGGAGAAGGTAATGGATGACTTCAGAGCCTCAGCACCTGAGCAAAGAGGTCCTGCAAATCCCAATGTGGAGTCAGTTCCATTTGAAGATATGAAGGAGAGAATCTTGAAGATTGTGAAGGGATACAATGG aaTCCCGTTTACGATCCAGCGCTTGTGTGAGCTACTCACAGAACCCAAAAGGAACTACACAGGAACTGACAAATTTCTTCGAGGGGTGGAAAAG AATGTAATGGTGGTAAGCTGTGTCCACCCAACCTCAGA gaaaaatgGATGCAGTGCTGTCAATAGAATGAATGGAGTGATGCTTCCTGGGAACACATCTGCATTTACAGAGAG GAAAGTGAACGGTCCAGGAACTCCACGGCCGCTGAACAGACCGAAGTTGTCTTTGGCTAACTCACTAGCAGCGAACGGCCTCCCAGACAGCACAGACAACAAAGACCTCAGCACAGAGCAAGAAGGCGACAAAGACTCGAC tgaGGTCTCGGCGTCAGAAGGCTCTCCGGGGAGCTCGGTGAAGAACAAACACCCAGACACAGACGAGGACATGGAGGCTGAACATCAAGAAGTGAAGAGACTTAAATTCAgcgaggaagaagaggaagatgaggaggatgaagaagaagaacaggaaGTGGACACACTGAGGCCTTTACATGCCACCTGCCTCTCAAAAGAAGCAGAAGCCATGGtccaagaggaggaagaggaggagaaggttgCATACAGCAAGGAGAATGAAGCATCCAGCAGTGCTCCTGCCTCTGAAGACCAAG AACCCACTAGCAGCACGCAGGCTGAGGTGAGCTGTGCAGGCTCAGGTCAGGAGGCGGAGCAGGCTGAGAGGGAGGTGCCGAGCGGCTCCGAGGAGGAGGGCAGCGACATGGATCAGACGGAGCAGCAGGCACCGGCAGGCGTCCTGGAGAGCCCCGAGACCAGCAGGGACAGTGAGGAGAGCAGCAGTGACccagtgagcagcagcagcagcagtagcagcagtggTAGCAGCTGTAGCATAGAGGAGAGTGCGGAAGCGGCCAGAGAAGACGTAGCTCTCGCTCCCTCCAGCAGTACGACTGAACCTCCTACAGAGGGCGCCACGGGAAGTGCCATCTCAAACACTGGGACCACCGAGGAGCCTATGGAGCAGGACTAG